The DNA region GGGACGGCTGTTTGAGCGGCTCAGCTCCAGGTGGTGAGCACGCGTTCGTCGGCGCGTGCGGCACCTTCCTCGGGATCGCCCGACTCGTCGAGGTCGGCCGCTCTCGAACACGCGATACAGCGGCGGACGACGTCTCTGTTGTCCCCGAACACTCGTGCGAAGCGCTCCGTCACGTGGCTTCCGCAGGTCACACACTCTGGCATACACACTCAGCCCTCCGGGCACTCATTTTGTTATACAGAGCCGAACGTCGAGAAACCCGACCTGAGACCGCAGAAGGGCGAACCGATCGGTTCGACGGGCGATCTGACACCCGGTCGTTCGATCGTCGCCCAATCGATACGCTCGCCGTACGCGTTCCGCGGTCGCCCCCGCGTGACCGCGTGAGATCGCCGCGCCGACCGGCCGAACCGGCGACCCGATCGACGGACGCAGTCGGTGCTTACGCCGCGAGTGCACCGCATAACAATCGGACGCGAACTCCCTCCTCGGGGCGTGAACACGAACCGCCGGTCGATGCTGCGACGACTCGCGGCGGTCACGGCAGCGGCGGCGCTGGCGGGCTGTGGCGGTCGCGGGAACGACCCCTCAACGACGACGGGTCGCGAGACGGACACCTCGACGGTGACGACGACTCCCGGATCGACCTCTCCGACGACGCCCGAGGAGGTCGCGTCTCGATGGGGGTTCGAGCGCACGGTCGATCTGGTCGAGGCGGGCGCGGACCCAACGGGGGAGGAGCCGATCGACGAGGCGTTCGACGCCGCGGTCGCCCCCGACACGCTGGTGTATCTCCCGAGCGGAACCTATCGGGTCGCAGACGGGATCACCGTCGGCGGACTCGACCGAATCGGTCTCCTCGGTTCGGACGCGACTGTGGTCCCCCGCGAGGGCAACGAGGACAACCTCTTCTCGTTCGGCTGGCCCGAACCGGTCAGGGAGGCGCTGTTCAAGGGGATCACCTTCGACTTCTCCGCGCCAGACACCGGTGGCAGACCATTACTCGCGCAGGCGAGCGACTCGCTGTTGGTGGAGGGCCTGGTCGTCAAAGGCGAGGCCGACGTGAATCAGGACCTCGTGCGCGTCGACGTCACCGACTCCGACGGGTCGGGCGTCGTCCGCGGCCTGCGACTGCTCGACGGAGCGATTCCGGACTACCGGATCACCGGCTGTGAGGTCGGCGACGACAACCGCGGCGACGTGTCGTTCGTCGACTGCCGGATCGACGGCTTCCCGGACAACGGCCTGTACGCGAACCCGCCCGAGGGGAGCGTCAGCGTACTCGGGGGTCGATACCGGAACAACGGCGTCGCGGGCGTGCGCGTCGAGGTCGCCGACGACGCCGTCGTCCGCGGCGTCCACGTCCGATGTGACGACGCCGAGGGCGCGGGCGAGAACATGCGCGGGATCCGCCTGCGCGCGGGTAACTCGGTCCTCGTCGAGGACTGCCTCGTCGAACTGCTGGAGGTGACATCCAGCGACGGCGCGGTCACGTTCGCCTCCGAGTTGGGTGCGGCGACCGTGCGCAACTGCCACCTCCGCGTCGACGCCGACGGCGTCAACGCCGTCCGGATCAAGCGAGCGGCCGACCGACAGGTCCGCGAGGGTCCGTTCCGGTGTGAGTCGCTCACGATCGTCGGCTCCGCCGAGACGGGCGCGGCGATCCAGGCGGCCGACCGGAGCGGCTGTTCCTTCCGCGATCTGTGCGTCTTCCAGCCCGGCGAGGACCGCGACGGCTTCGACACGGACAACGTCCACGGCGAGGTCGCCGACTCCCGACTCGCCGTCACCGGCCGCCCGTTCCGACTGGAGAACTCGACGCTCGATCGCTCGAACGTCACCGTCTCGCCCGACGCCGACGAGGCGGCCGCCGGCGACGAGGGCGACGGCGACGCCGCGAGGTTCGGCCCGTGTGCCGACAGCGACCGCGGCAGCGACGTGGACCCTGACGGTGCCGACGACGCGTGATATCTGACTGCGACGCCGTGCGGGCGGACTGGAGCGACGCGGCGGATGTGACGCGGACGGGTCGCCCCCGTCGTGCGGTCAGCGCGCGGCTAACCGGTCGCAATCACGTCCATAACAATGTGTGAAACGGCGGATTGACGCACGACCGCCACCGGCGGAACTCGGATCATGTCTCCACGTAGGACGCCAGAACGGATCGGAGCACAGCCCCCTCCCGACAGCGTGCGTGCGACCCCCTCGGGGTCGCCGTACGCGACGCGGCTCGGAGGAGAATTATGACG from Halobaculum sp. CBA1158 includes:
- a CDS encoding right-handed parallel beta-helix repeat-containing protein, which encodes MLRRLAAVTAAAALAGCGGRGNDPSTTTGRETDTSTVTTTPGSTSPTTPEEVASRWGFERTVDLVEAGADPTGEEPIDEAFDAAVAPDTLVYLPSGTYRVADGITVGGLDRIGLLGSDATVVPREGNEDNLFSFGWPEPVREALFKGITFDFSAPDTGGRPLLAQASDSLLVEGLVVKGEADVNQDLVRVDVTDSDGSGVVRGLRLLDGAIPDYRITGCEVGDDNRGDVSFVDCRIDGFPDNGLYANPPEGSVSVLGGRYRNNGVAGVRVEVADDAVVRGVHVRCDDAEGAGENMRGIRLRAGNSVLVEDCLVELLEVTSSDGAVTFASELGAATVRNCHLRVDADGVNAVRIKRAADRQVREGPFRCESLTIVGSAETGAAIQAADRSGCSFRDLCVFQPGEDRDGFDTDNVHGEVADSRLAVTGRPFRLENSTLDRSNVTVSPDADEAAAGDEGDGDAARFGPCADSDRGSDVDPDGADDA